The DNA window GATTGCGGGGATTAATGAGGAATCCTTTACGGATATAGGAGAAGCCTCCAGTTATGCGCAGGAGAGCATCAAAGCAGCGAAGGCGCTCGGGATCATACAAGGAACAGGTCAGAATAAGTTCCAGCCTTCCACAATATCAACTCGTGAGCAGGTAGCAGCAATGATCGTGCTCTGGCTAGAGCAAGTAGGACTATAAAAGATCTGGGACAAGGGAACAGAAACCTTGTCCCTTTTTTTGTCCCCCTGTCCCTACTCCTCTTGGTCGGCGATGGATTGGATTTCTTCCATGCCGATATTGAGGTAGATATAGCCATCGTTGTTATGTTTCTTCAACGCACGATCTTTAACGAATTTGGGGCTGGCTTCGCCGGCCTCTTCGTCATAGACGAGCAGGATTCCATCTGTTTTTCGAAACAATAGCTCGTCCCTAGCGAGAAACTGCCATTTTCCGATATACGATTCTTTGCTTACTGCAGCGGAATAATCTACACGTTGAATAATATCCTGATAATAGTTTTTTTTCTCGTCTTTCCAATTTTCTTCTTGATTACTAAAAGCGGTGATGATGGAGCATTTTAGATGAGGGAACTCAGGCTTTAATGACAATGCTGCTTCAATAGCCCATAAGTCCACACCATATTGCCCAGGTGTAATGATCCATTCCAGACCTTCCTCAAGCAAAGGAATTAACCTAGAGGCGATCGCTTGGCGGATGTAAGGAATACCTCGATGCTTATTATCGTAAATTCCAAGCTCATGGGCTCGGTAACCGGTGACTAGAAGATTTTTCAAACGAAAGGGTCCTCCCTGAAGTAGTTCTTATATGATATTATATAAAATTAAGCAACATAAACTAAGGAAATGAATATGATCATGTCGCGCTAAAATGAGACTTATCGATCTGTTAAGTATAACTTATCTTTGGTTAAATGGATTAAGAACTCAAAATTTGGGAGGACGAATACTTGAAAAAGTGGACTTTAGGATTAATGGCTATGATTTTGGTGTTAGGAATTACAGCATGTGGAAATGACAAAGAAGCTAATGGAGGCAATACAGCTAACGGGGGAAATACAGATAAAGTAGCAGGAGCTAATGGAACTGCAGATTCAGCAACAGTTCCTACACTCGAAGAATTACTTCAGAAATCTGCGGACGCTTCTAAGGATTTGAAGAGCTTATCGATGGTAGCGGAAATGAATCAGGACATGGTCATAACACAAGGGGATCAGAAACAAGAGCAGAGTATTATAATGAAGATCACAAGTGATATTATCAAAGATCCATTGCAGTTGGTTCAAGAAATAAAAATGACGCTACCTGGTCAAGGCGATACAGATATGAAGCAGTATGTTACTGAAGAAGGTGTATTTGTAAATGTCGGTGGCGTTTGGTCCAAACAACCTAATGAGACACGAGAGCAGTTGCTCGCCAGCATCGAGGATTCGGCTAATCCACAAAAGCAATTAGAACAGTTCAAAACGATTTCTAAAGATACCGTAATTACGGCAGAAGGCGATGAATATGTATTGACAGCAGATGTATCAGGTGATGCTGTTAAAGGTCTGGCGAAAGAATTGATGAGTCGTTCCGGAGGAAATGCGGAGGATACGGCGGCCATGATAGAGCAAATGAATATCAAGAGCATTAAGATTACTACAGCCGTAAATAAAGACACTTATCTTCCTACTAGAGCTAACGTAGACTTAGTTCTGGAAATGGAACAGGAAGGTGCAAACATTTCGATGAACATGGTCATGAAGACTACCTCCTCCAAGTACAACGAAATTAGTGAAATTAAAGTGCCACAAGAGGCGCTGGATAGCGCTCAATAAAATACAAACCTAATTTAGGGACTGTCCTCATGAAGTAGATCCATCTACTCGAGGGCAGTCCCTTATTGTTATTACTTTCATCCATGAATGCACAGAAGGGTAAATATCGTATAAAAAGCGGCGTAGAACGTGCCGAGTGCAATGATTAAAAGGAATACGTTACTGGCATCTTTACTTCTTTGATCGGGCATGAAGTATCAGCTCCTTTTTAGTGACTCACAGTTCTAAATGTGAACATTTTGTGACATATCTAATTATTGAACATTTTGTGTCTAAATTCAAACATTTTTTTGAGATTAATTTTGGGGTAATCGATACCACATAGGAATGAGAAGCGTTTGGGATCGTGTAGATGCTCAATAAATCCACAAACAGAATGAAAAAACAAGAAGATCAAAACAAAAAAACCTCAACGAATCCGAAGCTCCGGGTTGTAAATCCGGGACGGTGTTCATTGAGGTTAATTATTTAACTTGGGGAAAGAGATTAAATTAACAGGAAATATTAACAGAAAATCCTCAGCTCATCAGCCATCTCACAGAGCTATACTTTCTGAGGCGCAAAACCTTCCTCTGCCAAGTATTCACCAGCTTCTTCGCGGGTTTCAAATACCATTTCCAAGCTCTGGCCGGAATAGATGTACCAAAGGTCATCTTCACATTTCAGCGTAAGTAATTGCCCATTTGGATCACTCCATAAGCCACCTGGACTTTCTTTCCTTGGGATCTCATTGTCCCTACTTATCGTAGTCACAGGAGCGAGCACATTTTCCTTCACGCCCACCGAGAGAGAGCGAATCGATTGCTCCACAATTTGTCGTAGTTCAGCTTCCGTATATTCGCGAATATTGACAAGCCCTTTCTCATCAACCGGATATCCCTTTAGTAGTCCGGCATAAATATAACCGTTGCCGTTCGGATGAATATGGTATGCGACGGTTTTCTTGTCGTAGGCACTATTTTCATAATGGAAGTTCACACGTCCTAAAGAGACGTCTCTGCGTTCTAACTCTGGAAAAGATTGTAGAATATCAAGTTTTTGTTCAAAAGTAAGCATTCGTCATCCTCCGTAATACGGTTTCAATTCATTTACGTTTGTGATTATATCATACCCCGATTGCGAGAAACTTCGTTTTGATAATTAAAGATGAACCTAATGAGCAAATTTTATAACTAATTGTATATATTCGCCAATATGGTTTTGAATTATAATGACTATGTGGACGACTATATAAGCTAGTGACTGGAGGAATCACAATATGTTATTACAAGATAACGACGTGGTGTTATTTCAAGGTGACAGCATTACCGATGCAGGCCGTAATTATGAAGATGGAGCATCTCTTGGTGTAGGATACTCGCTTCTGATTGCTTCCCAACTGGGACATATGTATCCCAAAATGAATCTTTCTTTTCTGAATCGTGGAATCAGCGGTAACCGAGTTGTTGATTTACAAGGCCGTTGGGATGAGGATTGTCTGGATCTGAAACCAACTTGGGTGTCGATATATATCGGAATTAATGACACGTGGCGGAGATATGATGAGGGGCAAGAGACAACGGCAGCACAATTTGAAGCTACTTATCGAGATATTATTGTTCGTACACAAGAGAAGTTGAATGCTAACCTCATTCTTATCGAGCCTTTTGTACTTCCAGTACCAGAAGATCGTAAGAAATGGCGTGAGGATTTGGATCCAAAAATCACAGTCGCTAGGGAGCTTGCCCGTGAATTTGGCGCGATATACATACCGCTTGATGGACTTTTTGCAGCAGCTTCTACCCAAGCTGAGCCTCACTTTTGGGCACCGGACGGAGTGCATCCTTCCCCAGCGGGACATGGACTCATCGCTGATGCATGGATGAAAGCTGTAGGAGCTATTCGTTAATAGCTGACGTTACCGTCGTATATTAGAAATTGACCAGACCATACTAGCCCGATATCAGTCTCTTAACTGATGCCGGGCTCTTTTCATATATTGGGTACATATTAATAGAGTGTTCGCTTTGTTCTAATATGGAGGAGGTAGATTATGAACATACGTAAAGATGGAAAGATCAAATGGGGCATTATGGGGACCGGTGTCATCGCCGAACAGTTTGTAGCTGATTTGGTACACACGACAAATGGGGAAGCTTATGCGGTTGGTTCTCGTAGGGAAGGAAGTGCTGAAGAATTTGCCGAGAAATTTAATCTTCCTTGTGCCTATGGAAGTTATGAGGAGTTAGTCCATGATCCAGAGGTTGATGTGATCTATATTGCGACACCACATCCTTTTCATCAGGAGAATGCGATGAATAGTCTTCGTGCGGGCAAATCCGTGCTGTGCGAGAAACCATTTACAGTGAATAGTAATGAGCTTGAACTGTTAATTTCAATGGCACGGAAGCAGGGATTATTTCTAATGGAAGCCATGTGGATGCGCTTTTTACCACCTATGGTAAGGGTTAAACAATGGTTGTCCGAAGGTAGAATTGGCGATGTGAGATTGGTAAAAGCGGAATTTGGAATTATGAGTGATTGGGACCCGGAAGGTAGATTGCTGAATCCTGATCTTGCTGGAGGAGCACTGTTGGATGTGGGGATTTATCCCGTATCCTTTGCTTCTATGATTTTTGGGTCCTCACCCACAGAGGTATGGAGTACTGCACACATCGGTACAACGGGCGTGGATGAACAATTTTCATTGATTCTCTCTTATGGCTCACGCAGGTCTGCTTGTCTACACGGAGCAGTTCGTCTTGATTTGAAGAATGAAGCATACATTCATGGTACGAAAGGCTATATCCACCTTCCTTCCCTGCATAATGCCGCTTCAGCCACGCTTTATGTGAATGGCGAAGAAGTGGAGACTTTCTGTGATGATCGGGCAGGTAAAGGTTACTCCTATGAAGCAGAAGAGGTCGGAAACTGCATTCTTAATGGCCTCAGGGAAAGTCCTATGATGCCTTGGGAGGAATCGCTAGGGGTTATGAGATTACTTGACGAGGTCAGAGAGCAATGGAAACTGCAATATCCATTTGAATAGGAGCGGGCGAGATAGTCATCTGGAGAGCAAATTGGTAAAATAGAGCTGAGGGACCCTATATCAAGCTTGCTAGGAGGAAGAGGAACTATATGAATCAATCAACTGCTAGAAAAGTAAAGTGGGGCATTATGAGTACGGGATGGATTGCTGAACAATTTGCCCAGGATTTGGTTCATGTTAACAATGGAATAGCCTATGCAGTTGGATCACGTAGTCAGGAAAGTGCAGATCGTTTTGCGGCTAAGTTTAACATTCCACATGCTTATGCTAACTATGAGAACTTGGTGAACGATCCTGAGGTTGAGGCCTTATATGTTGGAACACCACATCCATTTCATTGTGAGAATGTATTGCTAGCGTTGCGGGCTGGCAAGGCGGTATTGTGCGAGAAGCCTTTTACGGTCAATAGTGATGAACTGTCAGAACTGATTACCACTGCTAGGCAAAGTAAGTTATTCCTGATGGAAGCGATGTGGACCAGGTTCCTAACTCCCATTGTTCAGGTAAGAAAATGGCTTAAGGAAGGCCGTATCGGTACAGTGAAGTTGTTGAAGGCAGACGCTGGATTTCGAGCGGATTGGAATCCACAAGGAAGATTGCTTAATCCTGATCTAGGAGGAGGCGCGCTACTGGATATCGGTATTTATCCAGTGTCTTTCGCATCGATGATATTTGGGCCCCATCCGGAGAAAATACAGAGTAATGTGCATATTGGAGAGACTGGAGTTGATGAGCAGTTCTCACTCCTCTTGGATTATGGTGAGGGAAGAACAGCTACATTAAATGGAGCTATTCGCCTTCAACTCAGAAATGATGCTTATATTTATGGAACAGAAGGAATGATCCATGTTCCATCTTTCCTCGAAGCAAAGTCAGCGACTTTGTTTGTGGATGGGAAGGAAGTAGAGAAGTATACTGATGAGCGAGAGGCAATTGGTTATGCGTTTGAAGCTGAAGAGGTTGGACGTTGTCTCCTTACTGGTGTTACTGAGAGTTCCGTCATTTCTCTCGACGAATCTCTCAATATAATGAAGTTACTAGATGAGGTTCGTAGGCAGTGGGGATTACGATATCCTTTTGAATAAGTAGTCATAAGGAGGAGACCGAAATGAAATTGTATTTCAAAGACAATTTTCTTAACGCGGGGATTGGCGATATTATGAACGAATCCGGAGGCAAGATCGGTAGTTTGGATCTGAAAGGTGCCTTCGGTTCCTCTCTGGACGTGTATGATTTGGCAGATAACCTCTTATTCGGGGGTAAATTTCAATGGGGAAAGTGGGAAGTTACGGCTGCTGATGGACGCTCTGTTGGGTTGTTAAAGGCCCGAATCAGTTTCTTCTCCAAGCGATTCACGTATGAGGCTTTTGGCCGAGGCGAGTTCGAGATAACATCCCCTGCCATGTCCAAGGAATACAATATTGAAAGAAGTAATGGGGAAACGGTAGCGTCTTTTTCCAAAACGAATAGCTGGATGATGCCTGGGGCTTATTGTTTGAATAATTATAGTTCTGACTTAGATGACTATGAACTTGTCACAGTTGTGATGGGTGTCAATGCTATACGTAAGCGGCAGCAGTCTAGTGCTAATTCTGTTTGAGTAAATCATTTTTATTACATAAAAGTCTTTCAGGGGTTACATAGTAAATAGAATATGAAGGTTGTGGAAGCTGTAAAGTTATGGATTATTCGTGGTCAAGAAGCAGGTATTTCGAAAATATTGTATAATGGAGAGAAATGTGTGGTCCTGCAGATTTATTAGAACTGAGGCTGTACAGCAATAATTTGGAAGAGGTGTACCATTTTTGGAGAATCATGACTTACTGCTTGAACAGAAAAATATACAACATGCTATTATAGGTGATGTTATTACCGACTTATCTGAGATCCTTAGTAATCTTTCAAAGGCAAGATTATCTGCATTGGCGTCGACACTTAAGCTACAAGGTCGCTCGAAGATGAAGAAGGATGAGCTTGCTGCTGCTTTGGTGAGTGAGATTACAGATGTGGAAAAACTAGAGTCCATTCTACTACGCTTAGAATCCGCAGAGTGGGAGTTGTTCGAATCACTGCTCGATACACCGATTCAACAGGACAATTTCGCTAAATACGGATATTATTATTTCTTAATGGAGCACGGGTTGATCTTTACTTATTTTAACGACAATAAGCTGTATTTGATTGTTCCTGATCAGGTTCGTACTGCTTATGCTCAAATAAATCAGACTGAATTCAGAAAAGCCCATGACAGACGTCTTAATATCTATAACTACACTTTGGCTTTGACTAACCTGTATGGGATCTTTAAGCCGGATCAACTTCTGAAGATCTTTAATGATCAGAAGAATGACTCGCCACTTAGCGAACAAGAGCTTATGTCAAATATCTCTGTTTTCTTAGAAAGAGAGCAGAACTTCGTCCTGAAGGATGAGTATATTGTTAATACCTCTCTCCTGTTTGAAGGGGACGAGAAAGAGTACAACGAACTATTGAAGCATATTAAGAACAAGCCACATTATGTTCCAGCTAAGAATGAGCTTCTCCAATATGCGGATGACAGTTATTTTGAGATTACAAAGCAACTAGTAACTCTACGCAATTATTTATCCAAAGACCTGTGTCGTGATCCCGAGCTGCTCGACTATTTGATCGATGATATTCAGCTAGCATGTTCAACGGAATCGTCACTACAGGAAATTGTCTATGAATTTGAGAGAAGAGAAATTCAATTTCATAACAAAGAACAAGCCCAAAACGTAATGTCTCTAATCGCTGATGTGTACAACCATACTAGACTGTGGTCGAACTGTGGATATACACCAACAGAGATGAGTAAGCTTCCGGGTAATTTCCGTTCAGGTCCGATGGCGGTACCGTTCCGTGTACCTAACAACCAGCCGGTTAACGTAACTAAGATCGGTAGGAACGACCCTTGTCCTTGCGGTAGTGGGGCTAAGTATAAGAAATGCTGTGGTAAGTAGCATTACGTTTAAAAAGAAAGGCAAGCTCCTTAGGGGCTTGCCTTTTTTGTATCAGTGAACTTTAATATTTGACAACAAATGGTGTGGGGGAGATACTATTTTTACATACGTAGGCATAGATAAGTAGTGATCAATATATGGAGGTGTATGTTACAGATCAAAGTTGGATATTTCGGTAAGTACGCTGCCAGGTCAGTTTGTATATCATGGGATGAATAAATTATGTAACCAAATATAATTAAGGATGTGACTACATATGGCTTTCTTTGATAAATTAGGCGAGAAAATTACAAGTACAAGTAAAGATGTAGCTAAGAAAACGAAGGATCTAACTGAAATTGCTAAGATCAACATGCAAATCGGTAGTGAAGAAGATAAGCTGAAGAGCAAATATCTTGAGATTGGCAAATTGTATTATGAGTTATTTAATGAAGCCCCAGGCGAACAGTTTACCAATCTATGTGAAGAGATTACAGCTTCTATCAACCAGATTGATTCATCGAAACGGCAAATCCTAAGCATTAAAGGAGTGAAAATCTGTACCAATTGTGGTGCAGAAGTACTTCAAGATGCTGCATTCTGCGGCTCATGTGGGGTTAAAGTAGAAGAGGAAATTCCTGAGGAATCATTAACGGTAATCGATGCCGAAGTAGAAATCATAGTACCGCAAATCCATTGTTCACACTGTGATAGTGTGATTAATGCAGATGCTGCATTCTGTGGAAGTTGTGGACAAAAGGTCGAACAGGTGTAAATGTAGATTCAAAGTAAATGAAGAAAAGATTTGAATGTTGAACTCCCCTGAACTCAGGGGAGTTTTTGTGATTTATAGTCTCTTTAGCATAGAAATTTATCAACAAGATAAATTTCAGGTTGTAATGGCTGCTGCTGAATTACCCTTATATATGGAGAGATCGAGATCACAGAGCTACCTAAGTGTTATTGTAGGAAATTAACCCCCGATTAGAGGATTTTGGACCACTGAGATAAACGTGGGAGAGTTACTATTAAGGTGTGTATTCTTACTATAACGGAGGTGCTTTCATGCGGATTATTGTAAAAGATACGGAACAAGAGCTGGATATGGCAGCCGCACTTGAAGTAACCAAGCAGGTTATTGTGAAACCGGACAGTGTAATAACCTTTGCCGGAGGGCAGACCACGATTGGACTTCATCATGAAATCGTACATTTGTATCAGCAGTGGGGCGTGGATTACTCAAAAATGAAGGCGTTTACATTAGACGAGTATGTGGGACTCTCTCCCGAAGATCACAAAAGTGTGAGCTTCAGAATTCGCAATCAAGTATTGGACCATCTCAATATAAAAAGTGAACATATTCATATGCCTGATGGCATGGCGGAGGATCTGGACACAGCTTGCCATGAATACAGTCGTCTTCTGGACAAGCATCCTGTAGACCTTGAAGTACTAGGTATAGGTACGAACGGTCATATCGGTTTTAATGAACCAGGAACCGCCTTTCATCTGGATACGCATGTGAAAGATCTGGAGAGCAGGACTGCCGAGATGAAGGCGGGATTTTTTGGCTCTGCGGCGATGGTACCGAAGCAAGGTCTTACTGTGGGAATCAAGCGAATCATGATGTCCAAGCAAATTTTGCTACTTGCCAAGGGGGAGAGCAAAGCAGAGATCATTAAAAAGGCATTATATGGTGAAATTACACCGGAGATTCCTGCATCCGTTCTACAATTACATCCTTTTCTAACCGTGATCCTTGATAAAGAAGCTGCCAAAATACTCTAGAAGTGAGCCGTAGTAACTAAACTCAACCCATAGGAGGTTATCGCGTGTACCCAGATGATCCAGTTACCATTGGAATTGACATTGGTGCAACAAAAATACTTATCGGATCTGTGACGCGGGAGGGAAAGGTTGTTCAGCAACGTAGATATGACATCGATCTTTCGACTGAAACTGTGCTGAAAAGTAGTATATATGATTCTATCGATGATTATATGGCGGGGCAGCCAGGTAGAAATGTATCCAAGACCATTGGTATTGGGGTGTTCGGGCATGTCGATTACGAACACGGTAAATGGTTGGGAAGCATGCGGTTGCCTGGAATGAGCAAGC is part of the Paenibacillus segetis genome and encodes:
- a CDS encoding Gfo/Idh/MocA family protein, translated to MNIRKDGKIKWGIMGTGVIAEQFVADLVHTTNGEAYAVGSRREGSAEEFAEKFNLPCAYGSYEELVHDPEVDVIYIATPHPFHQENAMNSLRAGKSVLCEKPFTVNSNELELLISMARKQGLFLMEAMWMRFLPPMVRVKQWLSEGRIGDVRLVKAEFGIMSDWDPEGRLLNPDLAGGALLDVGIYPVSFASMIFGSSPTEVWSTAHIGTTGVDEQFSLILSYGSRRSACLHGAVRLDLKNEAYIHGTKGYIHLPSLHNAASATLYVNGEEVETFCDDRAGKGYSYEAEEVGNCILNGLRESPMMPWEESLGVMRLLDEVREQWKLQYPFE
- a CDS encoding Gfo/Idh/MocA family protein → MNQSTARKVKWGIMSTGWIAEQFAQDLVHVNNGIAYAVGSRSQESADRFAAKFNIPHAYANYENLVNDPEVEALYVGTPHPFHCENVLLALRAGKAVLCEKPFTVNSDELSELITTARQSKLFLMEAMWTRFLTPIVQVRKWLKEGRIGTVKLLKADAGFRADWNPQGRLLNPDLGGGALLDIGIYPVSFASMIFGPHPEKIQSNVHIGETGVDEQFSLLLDYGEGRTATLNGAIRLQLRNDAYIYGTEGMIHVPSFLEAKSATLFVDGKEVEKYTDEREAIGYAFEAEEVGRCLLTGVTESSVISLDESLNIMKLLDEVRRQWGLRYPFE
- a CDS encoding DUF1273 domain-containing protein gives rise to the protein MKNLLVTGYRAHELGIYDNKHRGIPYIRQAIASRLIPLLEEGLEWIITPGQYGVDLWAIEAALSLKPEFPHLKCSIITAFSNQEENWKDEKKNYYQDIIQRVDYSAAVSKESYIGKWQFLARDELLFRKTDGILLVYDEEAGEASPKFVKDRALKKHNNDGYIYLNIGMEEIQSIADQEE
- a CDS encoding DUF6612 family protein produces the protein MKKWTLGLMAMILVLGITACGNDKEANGGNTANGGNTDKVAGANGTADSATVPTLEELLQKSADASKDLKSLSMVAEMNQDMVITQGDQKQEQSIIMKITSDIIKDPLQLVQEIKMTLPGQGDTDMKQYVTEEGVFVNVGGVWSKQPNETREQLLASIEDSANPQKQLEQFKTISKDTVITAEGDEYVLTADVSGDAVKGLAKELMSRSGGNAEDTAAMIEQMNIKSIKITTAVNKDTYLPTRANVDLVLEMEQEGANISMNMVMKTTSSKYNEISEIKVPQEALDSAQ
- a CDS encoding SGNH/GDSL hydrolase family protein; protein product: MLLQDNDVVLFQGDSITDAGRNYEDGASLGVGYSLLIASQLGHMYPKMNLSFLNRGISGNRVVDLQGRWDEDCLDLKPTWVSIYIGINDTWRRYDEGQETTAAQFEATYRDIIVRTQEKLNANLILIEPFVLPVPEDRKKWREDLDPKITVARELAREFGAIYIPLDGLFAAASTQAEPHFWAPDGVHPSPAGHGLIADAWMKAVGAIR
- a CDS encoding glucosamine-6-phosphate deaminase, encoding MRIIVKDTEQELDMAAALEVTKQVIVKPDSVITFAGGQTTIGLHHEIVHLYQQWGVDYSKMKAFTLDEYVGLSPEDHKSVSFRIRNQVLDHLNIKSEHIHMPDGMAEDLDTACHEYSRLLDKHPVDLEVLGIGTNGHIGFNEPGTAFHLDTHVKDLESRTAEMKAGFFGSAAMVPKQGLTVGIKRIMMSKQILLLAKGESKAEIIKKALYGEITPEIPASVLQLHPFLTVILDKEAAKIL
- a CDS encoding YecA family protein, encoding MENHDLLLEQKNIQHAIIGDVITDLSEILSNLSKARLSALASTLKLQGRSKMKKDELAAALVSEITDVEKLESILLRLESAEWELFESLLDTPIQQDNFAKYGYYYFLMEHGLIFTYFNDNKLYLIVPDQVRTAYAQINQTEFRKAHDRRLNIYNYTLALTNLYGIFKPDQLLKIFNDQKNDSPLSEQELMSNISVFLEREQNFVLKDEYIVNTSLLFEGDEKEYNELLKHIKNKPHYVPAKNELLQYADDSYFEITKQLVTLRNYLSKDLCRDPELLDYLIDDIQLACSTESSLQEIVYEFERREIQFHNKEQAQNVMSLIADVYNHTRLWSNCGYTPTEMSKLPGNFRSGPMAVPFRVPNNQPVNVTKIGRNDPCPCGSGAKYKKCCGK
- a CDS encoding zinc ribbon domain-containing protein, with translation MAFFDKLGEKITSTSKDVAKKTKDLTEIAKINMQIGSEEDKLKSKYLEIGKLYYELFNEAPGEQFTNLCEEITASINQIDSSKRQILSIKGVKICTNCGAEVLQDAAFCGSCGVKVEEEIPEESLTVIDAEVEIIVPQIHCSHCDSVINADAAFCGSCGQKVEQV